Proteins found in one Macaca nemestrina isolate mMacNem1 chromosome 4, mMacNem.hap1, whole genome shotgun sequence genomic segment:
- the LOC105474813 gene encoding olfactory receptor 6B1 codes for MELENQTRVTKFILVGFPGSLSVRAAMFLIFLVAYILTVAENVIIILLVQQNRPLHKPMYFFLANLSFLETWYISVTVPKLLFSFWSMNNSISFTLCMIQLYFFIALMCTECVLLAAMAYDRYVAICRPLHYPTIMSHGLCFRLALGSWAIGFGISLAKIYFISHLSFCGPNVINHFFCDISPVLNLSCTDMSIAELVDFILALGIFLFPLFITVLSYGCILATILRMPTGKQKAFSTCASHLVVVTIFYSAIIFMYARPRAIHAFNKNKIISIFYAIVTPSLNPFIYCLRNREVKEALKKLAYCQASRSD; via the coding sequence ATGGAACTGGAGAACCAGACACGAGTCACCAAGTTCATTCTGGTGGGATTCCCCGGGAGCTTGAGTGTGCGGGCAGCCATGTTTCTGATATTCCTTGTGGCCTATATTCTGACAGTGGCTGAAAACGTGATCATCATCCTATTGGTGCAGCAAAATCGGCCACTGCACAAGCCTATGTACTTCTTCCTGGCCAACCTGTCCTTCTTGGAGACTTGGTACATCTCTGTGACTGTGCCCAAGTTACTGTTTAGTTTTTGGTCTATGAACAACAGCATCTCTTTCACACTCTGTATGATACAACTGTACTTCTTCATTGCACTCATGTGCACAGAATGTGTGCTCCTGGCCGCCATGGCCTATGACCGGTATGTGGCCATCTGTCGCCCACTCCACTACCCGACCATAATGAGCCATGGGCTCTGCTTCCGCCTCGCTCTTGGTTCCTGGGCCATTGGCTTTGGCATCTCCCTGGCGAAGATCTACttcatctcccacctcagcttctgtgGTCCCAATGTCATCAACCACTTCTTCTGTGACATCTCTCCAGTACTTAATCTCTCTTGCACAGACATGTCCATAGCTGAGTTGGTGGACTTTATCCTGGCACTGGGCATCTTCCTTTTCCCACTCTTTATTACTGTCCTGTCCTACGGATGCATTCTGGCCACCATCTTACGCATGCCCACAGGAAAACAGAAAGCGTTCTCCACCTGTGCCTCCCACCTTGTGGTGGTCACCATTTTCTATTCAGCCATTATTTTCATGTATGCTCGACCTCGAGCTATCCATGCCTTCAACAAGAACAAAATTATTTCCATCTTCTATGCCATTGTCACTCCTTCTCTCAACCCTTTCATTTATTGCCTAAGAAACCGAGAGGTCAAGGAAGCTCTGAAGAAACTGGCATATTGCCAGGCCAGCAGATCTGACTAG
- the LOC105471428 gene encoding olfactory receptor-like protein OLF3: MYFFLGVLSFVDICYTNSTVPQMLVHFLSARKSIPCHSCVLQLCVSLAMGSMEFFRLGAMAYDRYVAVCHPLHYTLIMHGGLCLGLVAGCLVAGFSNSLTETMITFQLPLCHNVINYFGCENLAVLRLACVDVSFNKAMVAISGFLVILLPCSLVLFSYARIVATILRIPSAQGRRKAFGICASHLTVVCMCFGATMFT, translated from the coding sequence ATGTACTTCTTCCTTGGTGTCCTGTCATTTGTGGACATCTGTTATACCAATAGCACTGTCCCACAGATGCTTGTTCACTTTCTTTCAGCCCGGAAGTCCATACCATGCCACAGCTGTGTGCTCCAGCTGTGTGTCTCCTTGGCAATGGGCAGCATGGAGTTCTTCCGGCTGGGGGCCATGGCCTATGACCGCTATGTGGCCGTGTGCCACCCACTGCACTACACGCTCATCATGCATGGAGGGCTGTGCCTGGGGCTGGTGGCCGGCTGCCTGGTGGCTGGCTTCTCAAATTCACTGACGGAAACAATGATCACCTTCCAGCTTCCCCTGTGTCACAATGTTATTAATTACTTTGGCTGTGAGAACTTAGCAGTGCTACGGCTAGCCTGTGTGGACGTCTCCTTCAACAAGGCCATGGTGGCCATCTCAGGGTTTCTGGTGATCCTGCTTCCCTGTTCACTGGTCCTATTCTCCTATGCTCGCATAGTTGCTACCATTCTTCGCATTCCTTCTGCTCAGGGGCGCCGCAAAGCCTTTGGGATCTGCGCCTCTCACCTCACTGTGGTTTGCATGTGCTTTGGGGCTACAATGTTCACCTAA